The following proteins are encoded in a genomic region of Streptomyces sp. NBC_01723:
- a CDS encoding CaiB/BaiF CoA transferase family protein, translating to MSQPAVNAVPGSVTAASAPLTGLRVLDLATLFAGPLAATMLGDFGAEVVKVEHPSRPDPSRGHGPSKDGIGLWWKILGRNKRTITLDLSKPAGRTTLLRLVSTADVVIENFRPGTLEKWDLGWDELSAVNPRLVLTRVTGFGQFGPYARRPGFGTLAEAMSGFAAMTGEPDAPPTLPPFGLADSIAALATSYAVMTALAARERTGEGQVVDMAIIEPILTVLGPQPTWYDQLGHVQPRTGNRSQNNAPRNTYRTADGTWVAVSTSAQSVAERVMRLVGRPELIDEPWFASGADRARHADVLDAAVGDWIARHSRTDVLAAFEKAEAAVAPIQDVRGVMTDPQYQALDTVTTVDDPELGPLRMQNVLFRLSATPGAIRWAGRPHGADTEEVLTELGLTPADVKELREEGVV from the coding sequence ATGTCCCAGCCCGCCGTGAACGCCGTCCCCGGCTCCGTCACCGCCGCCTCCGCCCCGCTCACCGGTCTGCGGGTGCTCGACCTCGCCACCCTCTTCGCGGGCCCGCTCGCCGCCACCATGCTCGGCGACTTCGGCGCCGAGGTGGTCAAGGTCGAACACCCCTCCCGGCCCGACCCGTCCCGGGGCCACGGCCCGTCCAAGGACGGCATCGGCCTGTGGTGGAAGATCCTGGGCCGCAACAAGCGCACGATCACCCTGGACCTGTCGAAGCCCGCCGGGCGCACCACCCTGCTGCGCCTCGTCTCGACCGCGGACGTCGTCATCGAGAACTTCCGTCCCGGCACGCTGGAGAAGTGGGACCTGGGCTGGGACGAGCTGTCCGCCGTCAACCCCCGCCTGGTCCTCACCCGGGTCACCGGCTTCGGCCAGTTCGGCCCGTACGCGCGCCGCCCCGGCTTCGGCACCCTCGCCGAGGCCATGAGCGGCTTCGCCGCGATGACCGGCGAACCGGACGCCCCGCCGACGCTGCCCCCGTTCGGGCTCGCCGACTCGATCGCCGCGCTGGCGACGTCGTACGCCGTGATGACGGCGCTGGCCGCGCGCGAGCGCACCGGCGAGGGGCAGGTCGTCGACATGGCGATCATCGAGCCGATCCTCACCGTCCTGGGCCCGCAGCCCACCTGGTACGACCAGCTCGGCCACGTCCAGCCGCGCACCGGCAACCGCTCGCAGAACAACGCCCCGCGCAACACCTACCGCACCGCCGACGGCACCTGGGTCGCCGTGTCCACCTCGGCCCAGTCGGTCGCCGAGCGGGTGATGCGCCTGGTGGGCCGTCCGGAGCTGATCGACGAGCCCTGGTTCGCGTCCGGTGCCGACCGGGCCCGCCACGCCGACGTCCTGGACGCGGCGGTCGGCGACTGGATCGCCCGGCACAGCCGGACCGACGTGCTCGCCGCCTTCGAGAAGGCCGAGGCGGCCGTGGCACCGATCCAGGACGTGCGGGGCGTGATGACCGACCCGCAGTACCAGGCGCTCGACACCGTCACCACCGTCGACGATCCCGAGCTGGGCCCGCTGCGCATGCAGAACGTCCTCTTCCGGCTCTCCGCGACCCCGGGCGCCATCCGCTGGGCGGGCCGTCCGCACGGCGCGGACACGGAGGAGGTGCTGACCGAGCTGGGGCTGACCCCGGCGGACGTGAAAGAGCTGCGTGAGGAGGGCGTCGTATGA
- a CDS encoding HpcH/HpaI aldolase/citrate lyase family protein, translating to MTAPPLTWLYAPGDRPRVVAKALAAGADVVVVDLEDAVAPDRKAYAREATAELLTEPQPVPVHVRVNALDGPLAAADLRALAALPGLSGLRLPKVTSPGQITGVAAATGGPPLYALLETALGVERAYPIAAAHPALRGIALGEADLRADLGVHGDTGLDWSRSRVVVAARAAGLAPPSQTVHPDTRDLEGLAASCAHGRALGFLGRAAIHPRQLPIIERAYLPTERELEEAETIVKAASVQPGAQALPDGRFVDAAVVATARRTLSLARRPVLS from the coding sequence ATGACCGCACCCCCGCTGACCTGGCTGTACGCCCCCGGGGACCGGCCTCGGGTGGTCGCCAAGGCGCTGGCCGCCGGGGCCGACGTCGTGGTGGTCGACCTGGAGGACGCGGTCGCCCCGGACCGCAAGGCGTACGCCCGCGAGGCCACCGCGGAACTGCTCACCGAGCCGCAGCCGGTGCCGGTGCACGTCCGCGTCAACGCCCTGGACGGCCCGCTGGCCGCCGCGGACCTGCGGGCGCTGGCCGCGCTGCCGGGGCTGTCCGGCCTGCGGCTGCCCAAGGTGACGTCCCCCGGACAGATCACCGGCGTGGCGGCGGCCACCGGCGGGCCGCCCCTGTACGCGCTGCTGGAGACCGCCCTGGGCGTGGAGCGGGCGTACCCGATCGCCGCGGCCCATCCGGCGCTGCGCGGCATCGCCCTCGGCGAGGCGGACCTCCGGGCCGACCTGGGCGTGCACGGGGACACCGGCCTCGACTGGTCGCGCTCCCGGGTGGTGGTGGCCGCGCGGGCGGCCGGCCTGGCGCCGCCGTCGCAGACGGTCCATCCGGACACCCGGGACCTGGAGGGCCTGGCGGCGTCCTGCGCGCACGGCCGCGCCCTGGGGTTCCTCGGCCGCGCCGCGATCCACCCACGCCAGCTGCCCATCATCGAGCGGGCGTACCTGCCGACCGAGCGGGAGCTGGAGGAGGCGGAGACGATCGTCAAGGCGGCCAGCGTGCAGCCGGGGGCGCAGGCGCTGCCGGACGGCCGGTTCGTCGACGCCGCGGTGGTGGCGACGGCCCGGCGCACCCTGTCGCTGGCCCGGCGGCCCGTCCTGTCCTGA